aaatgttttaaactttgGGGATACCGACTTCTTTTCTCAAAGCTCTCGGCTGAGAATGCACAAAGTGGATGACACAATTATCATAATAACCAAATTCAAATTGTGTGCTTCCATTCACATTCTCCTCGCAGTTCAATGAGAAGAAATTGGAGTTGGGTGTCCACTGTAAAAGCTCTCTAATGACCTCTAGTGTTCATTTGTAGTCACAGCAGTCACATCTGCAGTGAAGGTGAACCAGGTTCTCCCACATCTTTAAACTTACTCTATATTCAGCTTGGGTTGATTATCTGCTAAACATATCTATTTAATTCAATTTGTAGAAAATATAAACTCTGTTGGTGTCAGTAATGTGTTAAAATGGGCCATGCATGTTGGACCCGGTGCATGAAACaacgtaaaaaaacaaaaaacaaaaaacaaaaaacgaatcAAGAATTAGTCTGTGTGAGCTTTAACGTCAGCATCACTGGGATTTAACTGAAATAGTTCAGCCGCATGTGATGGTGTTGTGAAACTGGTTTGCTGATATCATAGTTAAAGCACTGAAAATAATGAAGATCATTTTTTTATCATCTGCCTCCAGCATCATTTATTCTCTTATACATGCTGGAAAGAATGGATTAAGGCGCTCTCTGGCCAAAAATGCAAGATAACATCACACACTCTGACCACTATTTCTACTTTCACATTACCAGTGACACAGACTTACAATGAATAAATACCGCATAATATTCTTGTTGATCACATCTGACAATATCCCTGATTGTCTTGGTCCTTTTCTCGCATGGGCATTTCATGACCCCTGTATTAGTGCTGTAATCTAAACATTGTCACTTAACACCATGTTTTCCTGCCACCCATCAGTGTGGCACACTTTTCGGGAACACTGATGATGTAGGATGTAGTTGTGTGCAACTAGAGAGTGAAAGGCTGCGTAAAAAGTTGAAAAATCACTGGCTGTGActcattttcctcttcagaTGATCTACTTGATACTGTTAGTGGTGGATTTTACGGTCGGCCTTTGTTGCTCTTTAGTGTCTATAGTTGCTTTGAAAAGTATGTCAGACTGAACTGATTTATTCTATTGTAGACTGAAATGTTTTTCGAAGTGGTTGTGTGAGAGAGGCCTTGTCGCTGTATGGATATTAAACTTGGTACTTTGCAATCGTTTCATGGAGCTGTCGCTATATCTCGGTGGACTCTATCCTCTCCAGTCGAGAGGGTCCCGCCCAGGGAGGGGCAAGCTGGTGGAGAGAAGGAGGGCCTTTCTGGTCTTCACAAGGTGGGGAGAGGGTGAGGGCAATGGGGCCAGAGATAGAGGGTGGGGGCTGAGGAGACAGAGGTGAGAGggctggtggtggaggtggagagctggaggaggtgggggaggtggtggtggtggtcgtAATCGCGGTGGTGGTCGAGGTTGTAGTTGGTTTGGCTCCCAACTGGCTCATGCGTTTCTCCAAAGCTTGGTTCTTCTGCAGCGTTTCCACGtagctgagctgcagttgtGCCTGGTATTTCAAAACCCGTTCCTTCTCGTCCTGCCAGGTGTGTCGCTCCTGGTCGAAGTTCAGGGCCTGACGTTCCCGTTGCTGCCGCTCCAGCCGTAGTGCGGCCTGCAGCTGCTCGAGCTGCCTGCGCAGCTCCCCTGCTTCGTCCCAGTGACCCTCCTGGGCACGCTGTGGCTGGTGGGCATCCTGGCACAGTTGGGCCTCATGACGGAGCTGGGCCTCTTGGCGCATTTGGGCCTCATGCCGCATTTGGGCCTCCTGACGGAGCTGAGCTTCTTGGCGTAGTTGAGCCTCTTGACGGATTTGAACTTCGTGGCGGAGGTGAGCCTCTTGACGAAGCTGGGCCTCAGGCCGGATTTGCACATCCTGGCGCATTTGGATATCTTGCTGCATGTGGGACTCTTGCCGCTGCTGCACATCGCGCCACTGAGCTTCTTCACGCTGCTGCCTTTCCTGCCTCTGAGCCTCCTGTCTTTGAGCCTTGGCTTCGTCACTCTGAAGACTCAGCAGGGTGTCAGAGGTGGGGGTGAGGGAGTTGCTCGAGGGCTCGGTCGGGTTACGCGGGCAGTGGACAGCTCCCCACGGTGGTAAAAGTCCTGCAGCAGCGAGGTTAGGGCTCACAACAACTTCTGCTCCTCTGCTCACTTCGTTTAGAGCCCGCTTTAAACTAAGCACCTCTGCCTCAAACACACCCAGCTTCTCTCTAAGGATGGACACCTGAGGAAAGGATTAGGTATATATTATCAAGGAGAatctctttctgttttaaatttaaatcacaaCGTTGCCCTTTTTTATACACTGTAAAATGTACCTTTTAAAAGtatatttcttttaaactttcttcttctctaGTAATGAAATATCCAATACGTATATTTATTATGAGATTCTAAGCTGCTTATGGGCTCATACAGTACAAAGGAGAAACTGTTGAAGCTGTAATATATAATGTTGCCCAATCCCCAATTTGTCCTAGTCTCCTTGCCAAGTTTTTAGAATCCCTTCGAAGGATTTCTAGGATTAAATGTTCAACAATCTAGATTAAGTCGTAAGCATCCCAATCCTGAAACCTCACTTGCTGTAAATTCTGCTTTGGATTGCCATCGACATTGTATTGATGTGTTTGTAGCCCCGTCTAAAGCTTTTGATTTTCAAAGTCGACTGTTCCCCACAGCAGTCCAACATTTTCACCATAAACTTAGAGTCATATAATAAATGTAAGCCTTCGAGCCTACAGCTCGTGGTACATTTCGTGCGTTTTTGGGTTACCACCATCTGCTCTTCATTTCTAGTTCACAAATGCTAAAATCATACGTATAATTCACCTTCACATTCACTGTGTGGGCTACTGTTATACAGctttaaataatagaaaaaaagtgCTGACCGCTGAGACTGACTCAAATATTTATTCTATCAAATCTATCTATTTTAATATTGTGAGTTCACCTTGTGTCTTCACTGGTTTACATTCACATTATCGTCTTAAATCTCACAGTGACGGGCTTATCAGAGACCTTTAACAGgccttttatgtgttttgtaCACTGAATCATGGGATACCATGAAGCCTTATGTTCTGGTTGCAAAATCTGTGCCTGATTCTTGCTATGCTTGTAGACTGCTTTAGTTACTTCTGTAGGTCCCGCTTATGTTGTGCTAACACTCTGGTGCTATGACTGAAACCTACCTCCGATAGAGTCCTCCTGAGCTCGCCCTCACACTTCTCCAGCTCCACACTCTTGGTGCTGTAGGAGTCCTTCAGGCCCAGCATGGCCTCCTCCCGCTCTCTCAGCTGGGCATTGAGCTCCTTCAGCTGGCCTCTCAGGGCCACCATCTCCCCTGCTCGCTGGGTCACTTCAGCCTGACTCtccctcagctgctgcttcagcaggGAGATCTCACCTGCTTTCTGACACACCTGCCAGAAGGGAAATAAATGGCTGTGGTAAATAATGTCCCGATCCCattgcacactcacacactctgcGCTTCACTGTCCAGTCAACCAAAATGCAACCCTGAACCGGTTTTACTGAAATATTCCAAATAGGATAAAAGTCACACACGCGTATCTCACCTCCCACTTAGTCTCCTCCAGACGAGGCAAGATGTCAGCCTGCTCCTTCCTGTAATCCAGGCatttcctctccagctcctctctctGGGCCAGCAGAGCAGccatctcctcctgcagccGCCTCTTGTCCTGAGACAGACGGGTTATCTGGGCCTGGAGGGCAGTCTGCGAGCGCTGAGCACGGCGAGTAACCTGCAAACAAGAAAGCATACACATACATGCTTTAGGTTTGGATGGCATCTATTATAAATGTAAAagtctttcttcttccttctgaTTCTTAAAGAAACATACGACTGTGGAACGCTCTGtcttatatttaattttggaGTAAATTTCTAGATGGCACCAGTAAATATATCCGTACTTATCTGAACGGCACATATCAATGACAATAAAACTAAATCTGAAAAAGACACAAGGTTTTTTTGCTCAACATGTCACTCCACTTTGGtggaatcaaatcaaacttcTCAACTTCCCCCCAGATTTATCTTTTTATGGATATATATACCCTAAAGATCGATTATGACTATGACTCTGAATATGATATGTCTTAAAAAATTTCCCAGGATCACTTTTGGACACAATACGATGTGGCAATTGCCTTGTCGGATTTAAATCTGCGGTGAGGTCACCTGTTGCAGGCGTGAAGCGTAGTTCTGTCTGAGCTCATCCATCTGTCGCTCCCAGACACGCTGCTTCTCTTCAAACACCTGAATGATTGCTGCCTCGCTTTGGTCCAGGTTTCTGCGCATGTGCTGCACCTGTTGGAAAGGAATAAAGAGAACAAAAGGTAGAAAAGTGGAGATGTGACTCATGTGGGACTATCAGTGATTACCCTATAGTTTAGGAAAAACACTacccaaaataataaataaaaataaaatgttaaggCTCCAGTACAGCAGGGCAGCTTGAAGCTCTTTGACTTATTGGCTGCTAACAAGACAACTATCAACGAACGCAATTTGATTTCACTGAAATTATAAGAAAtaactttgactttttaagcCTTTGTGTAAGTTAGTACttggcagagaggccaacaggaaacagggcTCGAGCCCGTGCCAGAACCGAATCCAGGGCCTGAACCACTCAATCGCCAGCGCTGCCTTACTCAGGACGAGCTTACTCTTTAAATGTCGCCTTATTTTAATTGGACTGCTGCTAAAGACTCAAAGTGGCccctgtctcatgtctctgtgttgtgtcGTGTCTGACCTCTTGCTCTTTCTCCCATAAACGGTCCTCGAGGTCctgaatgatgtcatcagaggagggggaggggcgtAGAGGTGCGGGGGCATCGCTCAGGTGGCTTAGCCTCTGATAGGACGAGGAGCTCTTTCCCGAGGAGGACCGGCCGCTGTCCGAGGCGCTGAGGCCGTTCTGGAGGAAGGAAATCCATCCggacaaatgagaaatgttCATCAAGCGGCGGACTGAAGAAGCGTGAATGATGACCGTACCTGGTAGCCAGGCTTTTCCAGCTTATCGAGGCCAGCGGCCGCCCCCGCCATGCCCAACCTGTTGATGTGGCTGGTGGAAGCACTGAGGGGCCCAAGGACCGCCGGGGGCCCACAACCAGACCCCGAGCCCGTGTAGGTGGGCAGACTGGTCAGGGAGTTTCTCCCTGAATCGGACATCCCTCCCTGAACCACTTCATTACCGTTTCCCCTGCCCTCACTTCTGCTGACCCTCACTGGGCTATCCTGGTCCAGGAGCAGGGCCTCTGGGACCTCTCCcgattctcctcctcctccgtccctgcctctcctgcctcctctgctctcactgAACCCTTCGCTCCTGGCCTCAGGCTTGCCCTCGTTCCCAGCCCCTCCTGCTTGGCCCACCAGGTTCTGCATGGAGTGGAAACTCTTGGGGACCACCGGCTTGAAGGCAGAAGGACGAACAAGGCCCGAGTTGTTCTGCATCGCCTACGAACAGACGGAGGAAGACGGAAGGAAAGAAAACCAGTAAGAGAAAAATATAGAGAGAAAGATTTAGGTTAACCTTCAGATAAATCCACACAAAAGCTTTGGATAAATTTTGAAAGCATTgcttgacaaaaaaaaggactttGAATTTTACTAATTTAAATCGCATCATGACGGGATCACTTCAGAATCAATGTGGAGCGAAGGAACTATTAGCAACTTCTTCAATATTCAGTTTTGAATCAACAATCTGGACcaaaaattttatatatatatataaaaaaaaaaaaaatccccactgGTGGCCCCCAAACTTTTCTGGCTTCTAACAGGGtgcatatttattgttatcCTTTCTCATATTGCAACAGTTTTTAAATGCTTGATGAGGAAGAAGTAGGTCAACTTTGTTTTTACGTCCCGTGTTAAGGATGCCGATCCCCTGGTTGGGAACCTTGGTCTTATATCTTGAGGTACCTGCTCCAGTTTTCCCGACACTGGCAGGATCTTGGGCGGGTTGTGGTTCGGAGGGTTATGGCCTGCTGGATTGTTTTCGCTGTCAGTTCTGGCGGCTGCCATCTCTCGGTGGGGATGTTGGTTCATGCCAACGCCGTTCTTCTCGTTTCCTCCACGGCCCACGATGTTCCCACAAACATCTAGACCTGCGGCCTgcatttccctctctctttctctctccagcctCTCGTTCTCCAGCCTCTCCcgttctctctccctctccctttccctctctcgctccctctccctttctatCTTCTCCCTCTCAATTCTCTCTCGTtccctctctctggctctctccctctcccgctccctctctcgctccagcctctccctctccactcgttccctctccctctctcggttcctctctctctctcgctccctctctaACCTCTCTCGGTCCCAATCTCGGTCCCGGtccctgtctctccccctctcgcgctgcctctccctctccctctcccactccctCTCCCTTCTGCCCGCTCCGTTGCCACAGTCCAACTGGTTGTTGTTGGACGCCGCTGCCATGGTACATTCAGTGTTGGTGGAGGAGGCTGTTTCGGTGGGCCGGTCAGTCCCGGTACAGGTCCCAGTCCCGATACTAACACTCCCTCGTTCATCGCTAGAAGCCGTCCCGTCTGATATAGTCGCCGGGGGGCGCGGTAGCCGCTCTGCACTGCAGCTGCGGTCGGCAGGGCAACGGCGTGAGAGAGGAGGGGCACGGGGCAGGGTGGTCCTCGTGCCCACAGACTTCATGGCAAACTCCTGCTCTCCTGCCACCCCACTGCCAACACTGCCCATAgtgggggtcaaaggtcagggatTAGAGGTTAGGAGTCAGGATTGGGGAGGGTCACAGATACATTTGGAAGTAGTGTGGGTCATCACAACCTAATGCAGGTAGTGGGGGCATACACACTAGAGGAACACAGAAAAACGAAAGGAGTTATACAATATTGTAATTGCATAATGGCTAGTTATACAATAATAGCTAATGCAGAATAGATTCCATCCCACATACAGGGGCAGTGTGGTCCTCCCACCATGATAAAAATGGAAAGGGTTACAGTCTGGACAACCTTGCATCTGAATATAGTGAATCGGTGTTTCGTTTTTGTAGTTGAGCGTGACTACGTTTTGACGTTTGAGCTCCAGTCTCTAAAGCCACTGAAGACGTCACTCACTCCTTTCcagttcaaaacaaaaagtaagctgtgttttgtttggaatAGCATTTTTGACCTGGAGGAGTTCACTTTGTTtgctggcctttttttttttttttttttttttaatttctttctttcttttgcagacacaaaaaagaacCACCTCTATAAAACAGACCTGATGCAACACAAAACTACAGCGTTGCAACAAATAATAAGCACACATGGTAATACAGCAGCATTCTTATTACAGACAACTGTTATTATGATTTATGTTACATATGTAGAGCTTCCTAACTTTTCTCAGATCTCTAATGAACAAACTACAATAAAAGTCTCATTACAGAAATTCAACACAGATGTATTTGGAaatcacatatatatatatatatatatatatatgtataaataaacatGGTTGCTGAGACACCAAATAATGGTAAAGTGTAATCTTCTGTGATTGAAGTTCAATAATGAGTTTATATGCAATTCTCGAAATTTTAGATTTCAAGAAGCATCAAGGTGATAAGACGAGCGATAAATCTGTTTAACACTTCAGGGTTCATTATAATTTTGAAGCTGCAAtcactgtcattttttaaaaaattcacAAATATTATTTACAGGAATTCAGATGATCAGTTCATCAGGGACACCAAGCTGAAATGAAGgaagccttttttattttggaggatGTGGTTTGTTGTGCCATTCTGCTGTGTTATACTCGAAGGCCAGGAGTTGTCTGTGAGGTAATAAATCTGAGATCATTTGAACAACTGAAGTTTTCTTTGAACCGATGAAACACAATCAAAggcaaaatgttaaatgtctgACGGGTCTCACATTTTATCAACTCCACTGTAACATCTTTACTATAATTTCGTTTAAATGTTATGTTCCCTGGAGAACATTCATAAgcacatttgttttgatgaaataaTCGTGTGGCCAACCGACAGTTTGGATGTTCTGGACGGTTTCTGTTCCTGTTGGAGGCTGAACTACAGCCTACAGCTCATCCAGAGCCGCTTCATCTGAACCTCTACAGCCGACCTCACTGTGTAGTTATTTATGGGGGAAAATACCACAGAACCAGCCTTCAGGTTGATGGGACACAGTTCAACAGCACCACAAACTACCTcctcctcccaaaaaaaaaaaaaaaaaaaaaaaggacaaaaaaaaaaaaaagaaaagttgaatcCACAGTTAGTGTACCGGGTTTGTATCCAGAGACTGGACGATGACCCCTAAAACCTCCACACCTCCATCTgcacctccttctccttcattCCCTACGAGCCTCAAACTGTGAACTGAGCACATTCATCTGAGATGgatgttcctaataaagtgaccacacacacacacacacacacacacacacacagtgctgtgaCAGGACAGGAAGCATGTGTACTTGCAGAAATAAATGTCTGGGCTATGATGCCTAATCTGTAGCCCCCAACTAGGTGATACTGatgtaggaggaggaggaagagcctGCAGGTACACCTGAACACACCACCAAAGCGTCACACGAACACAGGCTGTagcaggtagacagacagacagacagacagtaagacagacatgcagtccccccccccacccccacccccaccccttctcAGCCCATTTACTAGAGCTTTACTTCCACTCGGGtgaatagtagtagtagtaaaaTGCGCTGCCTATCTATCTACTGCTCTGCCTCATTTCCCTCCCCTCacgactcccccccccccccccccccctttctcctcctcccccccatctctctctcctttttctctgcatcCCTGCGCGGCAAGGGCGGCTTTAGCAGCATCCGCATCAAGCCCCGAACCGACAAACAATTACTCGCTAGgcctgagacaaaaaaaataaaataaataaaaataaaataataaaataataaaagacaggaaggaggaggagagggagagggggggggggggggggggagcacaAACGCACGACCCTggttgaaatgaaagatgaaatctaaataaatatgtatgcacaggataatgatgataatgtggACTGCTGTAAATGCAGCTGCGGTGAAATGCACAGCGTCAGTGACATTGGCGGCGGATCATGCAGCAGCTTTGATTTACCGA
The nucleotide sequence above comes from Echeneis naucrates chromosome 9, fEcheNa1.1, whole genome shotgun sequence. Encoded proteins:
- the lzts3b gene encoding leucine zipper putative tumor suppressor 3, translating into MNQHPHREMAAARTDSENNPAGHNPPNHNPPKILPVSGKLEQAMQNNSGLVRPSAFKPVVPKSFHSMQNLVGQAGGAGNEGKPEARSEGFSESRGGRRGRDGGGGESGEVPEALLLDQDSPVRVSRSEGRGNGNEVVQGGMSDSGRNSLTSLPTYTGSGSGCGPPAVLGPLSASTSHINRLGMAGAAAGLDKLEKPGYQNGLSASDSGRSSSGKSSSSYQRLSHLSDAPAPLRPSPSSDDIIQDLEDRLWEKEQEVQHMRRNLDQSEAAIIQVFEEKQRVWERQMDELRQNYASRLQQVTRRAQRSQTALQAQITRLSQDKRRLQEEMAALLAQREELERKCLDYRKEQADILPRLEETKWEVCQKAGEISLLKQQLRESQAEVTQRAGEMVALRGQLKELNAQLREREEAMLGLKDSYSTKSVELEKCEGELRRTLSEVSILREKLGVFEAEVLSLKRALNEVSRGAEVVVSPNLAAAGLLPPWGAVHCPRNPTEPSSNSLTPTSDTLLSLQSDEAKAQRQEAQRQERQQREEAQWRDVQQRQESHMQQDIQMRQDVQIRPEAQLRQEAHLRHEVQIRQEAQLRQEAQLRQEAQMRHEAQMRQEAQLRHEAQLCQDAHQPQRAQEGHWDEAGELRRQLEQLQAALRLERQQRERQALNFDQERHTWQDEKERVLKYQAQLQLSYVETLQKNQALEKRMSQLGAKPTTTSTTTAITTTTTTSPTSSSSPPPPPALSPLSPQPPPSISGPIALTLSPPCEDQKGPPSLHQLAPPWAGPSRLERIESTEI